The Chryseobacterium glaciei DNA window TCCGGAGGAATCTAAACGAGGATTTTTATAATTCGATCTCTACAAAATAAGTCTAGATTCCTCCGGAATGACAAACTTTATGGATAGCGGATTATACTATTCTCAATGCTGTAAACTTCCAACTTCCCTCTTCCAACTTCCTTCTTTACATAATAAAATCATACAAAGCATTCCAGAATTTATCATAAACTTCAATATGCGGAAGATGGCCAACATTTTCAATTTCAACTAATTTTGAACCTTCAATTTGTTGTTGGGTCTTTTTTCCTAATTCCTGATACTGCCCCATTTTTGGCTGTAATTCTTTAGGTGCTCTATCCTTTCCTATCGCCGTTCTGTCTCTTGTTCCGATAATTAATAAAGTTGGAGTTTTAATATTTTTAAACTCATAGCAAACAGGTTGATTGTAAATCATGTCTGAAGTTAAAGCTGCATCCCAAGCTACTTTTGGATAATCGGAATGGAAAGTCCAGCCTGCGATCAAATCAAGCCAAGGCTGATATTCTGTTTTCCATTTATTGTCATAATAAAATTTTAACTGATAATTTTTATACGTTTCCGCCGTATTTTTTAACTCTGATTGATATGCCTGATCTATCGTCTGATAACCTGCAAAAGTTTTATAATCTTCAAGCCCGATTGGATTTTCAAGAATTAATTTTTGAACTTTTTCAGGATAAAGCAATGTAAATCTCGTGGCAACCATTCCACCCATTGAGTGACCTAAAACAATTGTTTTATCAATCTTCAATTCATCCAAAATTGCTTTTGTATTTTCCGCCAATTGAGAAAAAGAGAACTGATAACTTTGAGGTTTTGAAGACTTTCCAAATCCAATCTGATCCGGAATAATGACTCTGAAACCTTTATCTGAAAGATCTTTTGCCGTCTGTTTCCAATAAGCTCCATTGAAATTTTTACCATGAAGGAGCATTATTACTTTTCCGTTTGAAATTTTTGGCTTTACATCCATATAAGCCATTTTCAAATCGTTATTTTGAGATTTTAAATTGATGAAATGAGCTTCATAAGGATATTGATAATTCGTAAGATCTGCATCCAAAGGTTTTACCTGTGAAAATAGTAAAGCAGGCGCAATCGATAACATAATAACCGCAACAGCATTTTTAAAATATTTCATGAAATTTTATTTAAGTATAAAATTAAATAAACCGATTTAAAGAGAATAGTTTATAATCAATATTTTCATTTCAATTTGAAGTTTTTACGATAATTACCACCTTAAAGAGTCCTTTTATAGAAACATTAACATAAATAATATTTACAACATAAAATACAAAAGTATATTTGAACAAAATAACCAGAAAGCATTATTTCTACGATGCTTTCATATTGATCACACCTGTTTATGAATGACAATAGTCCTATCTTACAAAATCAGCGAATTCCCATTATCGATATTTTAAGAGGCTGGGCGTTATTTAGCGTTGTCATCATGAATTATTGCACGATATACACCTGGAATAACCATTCAATACAAACAGAAACTGACACCGTAACTTCTCTCATAGAAAATATTTTGGAAGTTATTTTAGGTTCGAAAGGTTGGACCTTACTCGCCATATTATTTGGTTTCGGTTTTTCAATATTATTAAGAAAGATAAGCTCCAGCGGGCAACCGACAAATTTATTTTTCATTAAACGTATGCTGTGGTTATTTGTTTTTGCCTTTATTAATACACTCTTTTTCGGAGGTGATATTCTCAACGATTACGCCTTCATGGGATTAGTATTACTGCTTTTCTACAACTTTGATACAAAGACTCTATTTATTCTTGGAATAACGATCTTATTATTAACTCCATTTTTACAATCTTTTTTAGGTAGGCATCATTTATTATTTGCTCCAAAAGACCGTGATCTGTTTTATGAATTTTACGACAAGAATACTTTTTTAGATCATATCAAAGCCAACCTTATTATGAGATATAAATGGTTTTTGCGCTTAAGCTATTCTATTATACTACATTTGATACAATTAGGTTGTTTCTTAATAGGTGCTGCTTTACACCGCAGCAATTTTTTCTCAAAAATAAATAACAGTCCAAAACTTTTAAAGAAGATATTTTGGATCAGCTTAAGCTTTTCAATTGTTCTGTTTTTCACTCAAATCTTAATCGAAAAATATGAATGGGAATTCAATACTTATTACAATCTATTTTATCCTGAAATACTTTTTATTATGACATTTATAACCACCGGAATTATCTGGATGTATAATGCCGGCAAGGCTAAAAGGACTTTCTCGGCATTACAGGTTATAGGTAAAATGACCCTTACCAACTATATCACCCAAAACATCATTGCATTTTTTCTGCTTATCTTTTTAAAAGTAGATTGGCCATTATACTGGTATGTAGTGATAGCCATTTTCGTCTTTATTTTACAGATTTTCTTCAGCAAATGGTGGCTGAAAAAATATAATTACGGATTATTAGAATGGCTTTGGCGTTGCTTAAGCTATGGAAAAGTCTTTTCATTAAAAAAATAAAAAAACCGTTCCAAAAGAAACGGTTTATACTTATTATTTTAGTTTAATTTAGATTTTTTATGATACTTCCGCAACAATAAATCCTTTTTTGGAAGGTAAGTTCATTAAAACAATAGCGAAAAGAATTAATATAATTCCCATCCACTGAATCAATTCAACTTTTTCGCCTAACAGAACGTAAGCCATTGTTACAGAAACCGGAAGCTCTAATGATGAAACAATACTTCCTAAACCTAATCCCGCATTCGGGAAACCTATATTAAATAAAATCGGAGGAATAATCGTTCCAAAAATAGCTAGAGCAAAGCCATACGTCCATAAAATGGAGTAATCAAATGAGTGAATATGTTGTGTATTTTCTGTAAAATTTAAATAAATTGATTTTAAACCATCAGAATACATTGGTCCAATCTGAGCAAAAAACAAGAATGCAAAGATCACAATTGAACCACCTGAAAGCATCACAATACTTTTTCTCAAAACAGGTAAATGAGTAGCTAAAGTATTGGATGTAAACATTGTTAATGTATAAGATGCCGCCGCTAATAATCCCCAGAAGATTCCGTGCCAGTCTAGCTCAATGTCCATATTGATAAGGTTTGTCGCCAATATCGTTCCTAATAAAACGATGACAACGGATACTATTTTTCTGGCGTTCGGTAGTTTTTTAGTTAAGAAACTTTCAACAACTACGCTGAACCAAACAGACTGCATCAACAATACAATTGCAATAGAAACGGCGATATACTGAACTGCGATATAATAAAACAAACTTGTACAACCCAAAGAAGTACCAGCTAACATTAGCATTTTGATTTCTTTACCACTTGGTGTTGATAGTTTTTGTTTGGATGTTATTGTTTGGATAAAATTCAAAATCAATAATCCCAACAATCCCAACACGAACTGCGACGTAGTAACCTCCGAAGTCGTGTATCCGTCATGATAAGCCATTTTAACAAATGTTGCCAACATACCATATATACTGGCCCCGATCCCGACAAATAAAACTCCTTTTAGTATATTTTTCTTCTTCATAATTTTTTTAAACAGCCGCCAAAGTTACGATATAATAATCAAATTTGTCCGAAGGTGATTAGTATCATAGATAAATAAAATCGCCGCAAGCTTTGCTTGCGGCGATTCATAACATTATTTAATTAAAAATTATTTCTTAACAATAACTTTAGAAGAAGCATCAAATCCAAGACCCTTTATCTTCACCATGTATACTCCATTTACTAATTTATCTGTAGAAATTGCTTTTTTAGCATCAGGAGAAATCTTATCTTCTGAAGAAACTAATTTTCCGGACATATCATAAATTTCAACACTTACTTTTCCAAGAGTGTTGCTTGGGAAATTGATGAAAAATTCGTTTTTAGCAGGATTTGGATAGATCGAAATTGTATTCTTAATCACTTTCACTTCGTTCGTTGCCAATACATTACATTCAGCTGGTACCGTAAGATCCTGCACCTGATCATTGATATTAGTCAAAGATCCGGCACTTGCATTAACTCCTAAACCTCTTTTTGCAAAAACATTCCAGATCATACATTTGTCTGCACCTCCGGTTGTGGCTAATTCAGCAGCTAATATTGCATTTCTACCATCAATAAATGTTGGATTACAAGCTTGAAGTTTCAATGCATCAGTCACTAATTGTAGAACTCTAGAACTACCGTTAGTCGTGTTTGCAGTCACATCAGAAGAATATCCGTATTTTTCAACATACTTCCAGTGTAGATCCCATAACATTGTTGCCCAAACAAAACCAATTGAGTGTACATCAGGAACGATAGCAGATCCATTATTGTACTCCATTCCGTTGGTATCAGTATAAGTGAAATCATTAATAGCAAAATTAGGTGAGTATTTTGCAGGTCTGATACCACCTCCGGTAATATCCTGTCCTTGTACATAAGTACCCATTCCTCTTGCTACTGTCGCGTTATCTCCCGCTTTGTTTGTCAACATTAAAGCAAAGAAATCTGACCAGCCTTCGCCCATTTGCTCTTTATCAGCAGATGAATTTAAACATCCAAAACCTGCGCCTGTTAATCTATTCGAAATTCCGTGTCCGTACTCGTGGGTAACAATTCCGTTATCAAAACTTCCGTCAGGAGTTACACTTGTTGCAGGATCGTTTTTCAATGTTACATTTACAGCTCCTGAAGCAAGTTGAGTTTTAATATATTCACCCTCTGCGTTAGTAATTAATACTGAAGGAATAGTAACCGTAGCATCAACTCCGGACATATTCCCGATGGTAGATCCGTTAGCTGTATTATTATAAATGATGGCTGCCAATGCTCCGGCATCTTGTAAATTCTTTGTTTTAACAACGAATGAGCATGTTCCTCTTTCTACC harbors:
- a CDS encoding alpha/beta fold hydrolase; protein product: MKYFKNAVAVIMLSIAPALLFSQVKPLDADLTNYQYPYEAHFINLKSQNNDLKMAYMDVKPKISNGKVIMLLHGKNFNGAYWKQTAKDLSDKGFRVIIPDQIGFGKSSKPQSYQFSFSQLAENTKAILDELKIDKTIVLGHSMGGMVATRFTLLYPEKVQKLILENPIGLEDYKTFAGYQTIDQAYQSELKNTAETYKNYQLKFYYDNKWKTEYQPWLDLIAGWTFHSDYPKVAWDAALTSDMIYNQPVCYEFKNIKTPTLLIIGTRDRTAIGKDRAPKELQPKMGQYQELGKKTQQQIEGSKLVEIENVGHLPHIEVYDKFWNALYDFIM
- a CDS encoding DUF418 domain-containing protein encodes the protein MNDNSPILQNQRIPIIDILRGWALFSVVIMNYCTIYTWNNHSIQTETDTVTSLIENILEVILGSKGWTLLAILFGFGFSILLRKISSSGQPTNLFFIKRMLWLFVFAFINTLFFGGDILNDYAFMGLVLLLFYNFDTKTLFILGITILLLTPFLQSFLGRHHLLFAPKDRDLFYEFYDKNTFLDHIKANLIMRYKWFLRLSYSIILHLIQLGCFLIGAALHRSNFFSKINNSPKLLKKIFWISLSFSIVLFFTQILIEKYEWEFNTYYNLFYPEILFIMTFITTGIIWMYNAGKAKRTFSALQVIGKMTLTNYITQNIIAFFLLIFLKVDWPLYWYVVIAIFVFILQIFFSKWWLKKYNYGLLEWLWRCLSYGKVFSLKK
- a CDS encoding EamA family transporter, translated to MKKKNILKGVLFVGIGASIYGMLATFVKMAYHDGYTTSEVTTSQFVLGLLGLLILNFIQTITSKQKLSTPSGKEIKMLMLAGTSLGCTSLFYYIAVQYIAVSIAIVLLMQSVWFSVVVESFLTKKLPNARKIVSVVIVLLGTILATNLINMDIELDWHGIFWGLLAAASYTLTMFTSNTLATHLPVLRKSIVMLSGGSIVIFAFLFFAQIGPMYSDGLKSIYLNFTENTQHIHSFDYSILWTYGFALAIFGTIIPPILFNIGFPNAGLGLGSIVSSLELPVSVTMAYVLLGEKVELIQWMGIILILFAIVLMNLPSKKGFIVAEVS